In one Candidatus Woesearchaeota archaeon genomic region, the following are encoded:
- a CDS encoding M20/M25/M40 family metallo-hydrolase, whose translation MKLEQLIAINTQNPGTDYKRMTVLLSKELQRHGAHVAMVGQNIVGIWGKPTLLINAHIDTVKAVGWKTNPLLAKVRKGKTIGLGACDNKGNIYCIFKAIEALRALKKIKNLMVLFSIDEEFGKVSKIHDFVKSPYAKEIKNVLVLEPTENKIITKHPGYYTFWLTFTAKQEHSSIRKENAIEKAAKAITKLKGFNVGRIESKNVSGNISAGQCRIKISIRTYETHNEVLKKIKKSARDATVEASFTGDSFVNKTPFTKGAQGSAQFWSEAALFAQKGYNTILYGAGSIQQAHAPNEYVTHDSLNICITFLQSAIEGYS comes from the coding sequence ATGAAACTCGAACAATTAATTGCGATAAATACGCAAAATCCGGGAACAGATTACAAAAGAATGACTGTTCTTCTTTCAAAGGAATTACAAAGGCATGGCGCTCACGTCGCGATGGTTGGACAGAATATCGTCGGAATTTGGGGAAAGCCAACATTATTGATAAACGCGCATATAGATACTGTAAAAGCAGTGGGGTGGAAAACAAATCCTCTCCTCGCAAAAGTACGCAAGGGAAAAACAATAGGGTTAGGCGCCTGTGACAACAAAGGGAATATTTATTGTATATTCAAAGCGATTGAAGCGCTGCGCGCTCTTAAAAAAATAAAAAATCTTATGGTTCTCTTTTCAATTGATGAAGAATTTGGAAAGGTCAGTAAAATACATGATTTTGTGAAATCTCCTTATGCAAAAGAAATAAAAAATGTTCTTGTGCTTGAACCAACAGAGAATAAAATAATCACAAAGCATCCTGGATATTACACGTTTTGGCTTACCTTTACCGCAAAGCAAGAGCATAGCTCAATAAGAAAAGAGAACGCGATAGAAAAAGCAGCAAAGGCAATCACAAAACTAAAGGGATTTAACGTTGGGCGCATAGAAAGCAAAAATGTTTCAGGAAATATCAGCGCCGGCCAATGTAGAATAAAAATTTCAATCAGAACGTATGAAACCCACAATGAAGTACTCAAAAAAATCAAAAAGAGCGCGCGTGACGCGACAGTTGAGGCTTCTTTTACAGGAGATTCTTTTGTCAATAAGACTCCCTTTACAAAAGGAGCGCAGGGGTCTGCGCAATTTTGGAGTGAAGCCGCGCTGTTTGCCCAAAAGGGATACAATACTATTTTATATGGCGCTGGATCAATACAGCAGGCGCATGCTCCAAACGAATATGTTACACATGATAGCCTAAACATTTGCATTACCTTTCTCCAATCCGCGATAGAGGGATATTCATGA